A stretch of Paludisphaera borealis DNA encodes these proteins:
- a CDS encoding serine/threonine-protein kinase PknK, producing MSTSEPANTDESATARFRSLWESSDAPPDLFAFLRSMSELSASERVEVVRIDQRNRWRIGRPLSLKAYLKALPDVAVQVDLVRVLIEGDRKGRLRAAWAEAPTRGEAGGEGFSQAAPQVAGRFHGDETTIVEAADQKTTPSTAPRASEARPLSASPTSVADPTQYADYAGGSQSPGSFSLDDLHESLSDAESLRLKLDAMRFTLVRRIGAGGMGVVYEAYDQERGEMVALKTMRKVDPQALVRFKHEFRSLSDIAHANLVSLFQLFAVEDHWFFTMELVEGIDFLSYVRVGANPTARGSPNERAGAPLPWSFREDRLRAALIQLANGVHYLHCCGKLHRDVKPTNVLVTEGGRVVVLDFGLTADLESLEPQGPADRQIVGTAAHMSPEQSAGREASAASDWYSVGVMLYQALTGRLPFEGSVESVMADKQLRDAAPPEALTGGLPADLASLCRDLLDRRPEKRPTGPMILDRLRGRVPAVGDPSDPNRPASIVGRSRHRRILASAYESMKSGRVETVFLYGKSGTGKTTLVRAFLEDMGKRREAVALAGRCYERESVPFKALDSLIDSLVRFLKFLPPHVLKPLLPPDVIHLARIFPVLRGVEGVAEAERGTSELPDPQEVRLRAFTGLRELLTRIGAKNPLVLVIDDLQWGDVDSAVLLADLLYSPGPPVLMFVASFRLEDAESSRFLQVLRQSRNRVGSGVNHHDLAVEPLGLTEAREMALALLHRDDPTALALAHLVARESAGNPLFIDELVKHIQAGTPVEVAAGPGSVDLDAVLLARIRSQPYDAGRLLDLVAVSGRPIHQGLAFQAGELGPSGRVALAALRSARLVRGKNVESSDEIEVYHDRIRETVLLHIAPERLAWCHSGLARAYEAAGEADPEILAVHLRGAGETSRAGAFYATAAAKAADALAFDHAAKLYRTALKLGTAGAADTRRLQVRLGDALANAGRGAEAATVYLEAAESASAAENLDLKRLASSQFLISGHVDEGMTLLRTILKPLGLSMPSSPRLALLSLAWRRGRLRLRGIRFRPRSESLVSAETLAQIDVCWSAVAGLSVIDPILGANFQTQGLLLALRAGEPYRIARALAMEAAHVATAGRSAARRVDRLIAVADDLAGRIDSPHARGIIAMVQGVGFLLMGEWRRAKLSFQDAETQFRNRCTGVTWELDTVHILSLWALYNMGELSAIKQRFATLQREAQDRGDLYAATALTNFFQTAIRIANDDSEGVDQRLDAMAGRWPICGFTVQHVSVVRSVVHYELYKGRVEDAWTRIEEVWPDFARSTLPRIQMIRIQMNELRARTALANAEQCPNSEPYLHVVERQIRRLDREPPCWCEGHVHFLRAGVAACRKDAATALHELGEAARAYAKSDMLLLECVMRLRSAEIHGGEQGRLQAESIIERMKAFGIAAPEFWAQMAAPGFSRIVSGEIDTSF from the coding sequence ATGTCCACGAGCGAACCTGCCAACACGGACGAGTCGGCGACGGCTCGGTTTCGGAGTCTGTGGGAGTCGAGCGACGCTCCGCCCGACCTGTTCGCGTTCCTCCGCTCGATGTCGGAGCTTTCGGCGTCCGAGCGGGTCGAGGTGGTTCGGATCGACCAGCGGAATCGTTGGCGGATCGGCCGCCCCCTGTCGTTGAAAGCCTATCTCAAGGCGTTGCCCGACGTCGCCGTGCAAGTCGATCTCGTTCGCGTCCTGATTGAAGGCGACCGCAAGGGCCGGCTCCGCGCGGCCTGGGCCGAAGCGCCGACCCGCGGCGAAGCCGGCGGTGAGGGTTTCTCCCAGGCCGCCCCCCAGGTCGCGGGCCGGTTCCACGGCGACGAGACGACGATCGTCGAGGCGGCCGACCAGAAGACGACGCCGTCGACAGCTCCGAGGGCGAGCGAGGCCAGGCCGCTTTCCGCAAGCCCCACGTCCGTCGCCGACCCGACGCAATACGCCGATTACGCGGGCGGCTCGCAATCCCCGGGCTCGTTCTCGCTCGACGACCTCCACGAGAGTTTGTCCGACGCCGAATCGCTCCGGCTCAAGCTCGACGCGATGCGGTTCACGCTCGTTCGAAGGATCGGCGCGGGAGGCATGGGCGTGGTCTACGAAGCCTATGACCAGGAGCGCGGCGAGATGGTCGCGCTCAAGACCATGCGCAAGGTCGATCCCCAGGCGCTCGTCCGATTCAAACATGAATTCCGGTCGCTGTCCGACATCGCCCACGCCAACCTCGTGAGCCTCTTCCAGTTGTTCGCCGTGGAAGACCACTGGTTCTTCACGATGGAGCTGGTTGAAGGGATCGATTTCCTCAGCTACGTCCGCGTCGGCGCCAATCCCACCGCCCGGGGGTCGCCCAACGAACGCGCCGGCGCGCCGCTCCCCTGGTCGTTCCGCGAAGACCGATTGCGAGCCGCCTTGATCCAGCTCGCCAACGGCGTCCACTACTTGCACTGTTGCGGCAAGCTCCACCGCGACGTCAAACCGACGAACGTGCTGGTGACGGAAGGCGGCCGGGTTGTCGTGCTCGACTTCGGTCTGACCGCCGACCTGGAATCGCTCGAACCCCAGGGTCCCGCGGACCGCCAGATCGTGGGGACCGCCGCGCACATGTCTCCCGAGCAATCGGCCGGTCGCGAAGCGTCGGCGGCCAGCGACTGGTACAGCGTCGGCGTGATGCTCTACCAGGCGCTCACTGGCCGCTTGCCGTTCGAGGGAAGCGTCGAATCGGTCATGGCCGACAAGCAGCTTCGGGACGCCGCGCCGCCGGAAGCACTGACCGGCGGCCTTCCAGCCGACCTCGCGTCCCTCTGCCGCGACCTCCTCGATCGCAGACCGGAAAAGAGGCCGACGGGACCGATGATCCTCGACCGGCTTCGAGGCCGCGTTCCCGCCGTCGGCGATCCTTCCGACCCGAACCGGCCGGCGTCGATCGTCGGCCGATCGCGACACCGGCGGATTCTCGCGTCGGCCTACGAGTCGATGAAGTCCGGCCGCGTCGAGACGGTCTTCCTTTACGGCAAGTCGGGGACGGGCAAGACGACCCTGGTGCGGGCGTTTTTAGAAGACATGGGGAAGCGGCGCGAGGCCGTCGCACTCGCCGGCCGGTGTTACGAGCGAGAATCGGTACCGTTCAAGGCGCTCGACTCACTGATCGACTCGCTCGTCCGATTCCTCAAGTTCCTGCCTCCGCATGTGTTGAAACCACTCCTGCCGCCCGACGTGATCCATCTCGCCCGCATCTTCCCGGTGCTTCGGGGGGTCGAGGGGGTGGCCGAGGCGGAAAGGGGAACGTCCGAGCTGCCCGACCCGCAAGAGGTTCGCCTCCGGGCGTTCACCGGCCTCCGCGAGCTTCTGACTCGGATCGGCGCGAAGAATCCGCTGGTGCTGGTGATCGACGACCTTCAGTGGGGAGACGTCGACAGCGCGGTGCTGCTGGCCGATCTGCTGTACTCGCCCGGTCCGCCCGTCCTGATGTTCGTCGCGAGCTTCCGGCTGGAGGACGCGGAGAGCAGCCGATTCCTCCAGGTCCTCCGTCAGAGCCGGAACCGAGTCGGATCGGGCGTGAACCACCACGACCTCGCGGTCGAGCCCCTGGGACTGACCGAGGCTCGCGAGATGGCCCTGGCGCTGCTTCACCGCGACGACCCGACGGCCCTGGCGCTCGCGCATCTCGTTGCGCGCGAGTCGGCCGGCAACCCCCTGTTCATCGACGAGCTGGTCAAGCACATCCAGGCGGGAACGCCCGTCGAGGTCGCGGCTGGCCCCGGCTCCGTGGATCTCGACGCGGTCCTCCTGGCTCGGATTCGGTCCCAGCCCTACGACGCCGGCCGGTTGCTCGACCTGGTGGCGGTGTCGGGCCGCCCGATCCATCAGGGACTGGCGTTTCAAGCCGGCGAGCTCGGCCCATCAGGCCGCGTCGCCCTGGCCGCGTTACGGTCGGCGCGGCTGGTGCGCGGCAAGAACGTCGAGTCGAGCGACGAGATTGAAGTCTACCACGACCGCATCCGCGAGACGGTTCTCCTCCACATCGCGCCCGAGCGCCTCGCCTGGTGCCACTCGGGCCTCGCCCGGGCTTACGAGGCCGCGGGCGAGGCCGACCCCGAGATCCTGGCGGTGCATCTTCGGGGCGCGGGCGAGACGTCGCGCGCCGGGGCGTTTTACGCGACCGCCGCCGCCAAGGCCGCCGACGCGCTGGCGTTCGACCACGCCGCGAAGCTCTACCGGACGGCGCTCAAACTCGGAACCGCCGGGGCCGCCGACACGCGACGGCTCCAGGTCCGTCTGGGCGACGCCCTGGCCAACGCGGGGCGCGGAGCCGAGGCCGCGACGGTCTACCTCGAAGCCGCCGAGTCGGCGTCGGCCGCCGAGAACCTCGACCTCAAACGGCTGGCGTCGTCGCAGTTCCTCATTAGCGGGCACGTCGACGAAGGGATGACCCTCCTCCGTACGATCCTGAAACCCCTGGGCTTGAGCATGCCGAGCAGCCCCCGGCTGGCGCTCCTGTCCCTCGCGTGGCGGCGCGGCAGGCTTCGCCTCCGAGGGATTCGCTTTCGACCGCGCAGCGAGTCTCTGGTCTCCGCCGAGACGCTCGCGCAGATCGACGTCTGCTGGTCGGCCGTCGCCGGGCTGAGCGTGATCGATCCGATCCTGGGCGCGAATTTCCAGACCCAGGGACTGTTGCTCGCCCTTCGGGCGGGAGAGCCGTACCGGATCGCGCGCGCCCTGGCCATGGAAGCCGCGCACGTCGCGACGGCCGGCCGCTCCGCGGCTCGACGCGTCGACCGCCTGATCGCCGTCGCCGACGACCTGGCCGGGCGGATCGATTCGCCGCACGCGCGCGGCATCATCGCCATGGTCCAGGGCGTGGGCTTCCTCTTGATGGGCGAATGGCGGCGGGCCAAACTCTCGTTTCAGGACGCCGAGACGCAATTTCGGAACCGATGCACCGGCGTAACCTGGGAACTCGACACCGTCCACATCCTGTCCCTGTGGGCGTTGTACAACATGGGCGAACTCAGCGCCATCAAGCAGCGTTTCGCGACCCTCCAGCGCGAGGCGCAGGACCGTGGCGACCTCTACGCGGCCACCGCCCTCACGAACTTCTTCCAGACCGCGATCCGGATCGCGAACGACGATTCCGAGGGCGTCGACCAACGACTCGACGCGATGGCCGGCCGATGGCCGATCTGTGGTTTCACGGTCCAACACGTCTCGGTTGTTCGCTCGGTGGTCCATTACGAACTTTACAAGGGCCGAGTCGAGGACGCCTGGACGCGAATCGAGGAGGTCTGGCCCGACTTCGCGCGGTCGACGCTTCCACGCATCCAGATGATCCGCATCCAGATGAACGAACTGCGGGCGCGGACGGCCCTGGCGAACGCCGAGCAGTGCCCGAATTCCGAGCCGTATCTGCATGTCGTCGAGCGGCAGATCCGCCGGCTCGACCGAGAGCCCCCGTGCTGGTGCGAGGGTCACGTTCACTTCCTTCGAGCCGGCGTCGCCGCATGCCGGAAGGACGCCGCAACGGCCTTGCATGAGCTTGGCGAGGCGGCGCGCGCGTACGCAAAGTCTGACATGCTCCTCCTTGAATGCGTCATGCGACTGCGATCGGCCGAGATCCACGGCGGCGAACAGGGTCGGCTCCAGGCCGAATCGATCATCGAGCGCATGAAGGCGTTCGGAATCGCCGCGCCCGAATTCTGGGCTCAGATGGCCGCCCCCGGCTTCTCCCGGATCGTCTCGGGCGAGATCGACACCAGTTTTTGA
- a CDS encoding NADH-quinone oxidoreductase subunit N, translating to MTLQLAYQTVQQTLLIVSPEILLLAVAIAMMTTSPFVRLSRGTWAGLAAVGLVASLLVLLAFRGVHADLYAAPAVNDALAFYARLLLILTGLILVALGHQEPSDDRAGEFFGALLMIEAGAMLVTASNDIVFLFVGLELVSIPTYLLLYLSRRTATTQEAATKYFYLSVFASGLLLYGLAFLYGLAGTTNLKTLALLASEMPNFPNLTIGVVAVVFIMAGLCFRVAAVPLHFYAPDVYQGSPAVIAAMLSWIPKVIGFVAIIRVLTSVLSAKGAIDPLVSKAILLSWIIAAATMTLGNAVALLQRDLKRLLAYSSIAHAGYLMVGVTAAFANNAQGGRLYFGSEGIFFYLTAYALMTLGAFGVIIALKRPDGRSVQTIDELSGLGSQPLPALALAVCLLSLSGIPPLAGFWGKLQIFAAAFSAQSGDQAWAFYMLTIIGVLNAAVGAFYYLRIIVLMYLHPVGSEPLKVTGGWPVGLAIGACASLSLLIGLFPASVSEACRQAAVAAATHSVVADDAPVAHEGGPNAPVRLAHD from the coding sequence ATGACGCTTCAGCTCGCCTATCAGACGGTCCAGCAAACGCTCCTGATCGTATCGCCCGAGATCCTGCTTCTGGCCGTCGCGATCGCCATGATGACCACCTCGCCGTTCGTCCGCCTGTCCCGAGGGACGTGGGCCGGGCTGGCGGCGGTCGGCTTGGTCGCGTCGCTCCTGGTTCTCCTGGCGTTTCGAGGCGTTCACGCCGACCTCTACGCGGCCCCGGCGGTCAACGACGCGCTGGCGTTCTACGCACGGCTGCTGCTGATCCTGACGGGGCTGATCCTCGTCGCGCTCGGGCACCAGGAGCCCAGCGACGATCGGGCGGGGGAGTTCTTCGGCGCGTTGCTGATGATCGAGGCCGGGGCGATGCTGGTGACCGCATCCAACGACATCGTCTTCCTGTTCGTGGGCCTCGAACTGGTCAGCATTCCGACTTATCTCTTGCTGTACCTCTCGCGGCGAACGGCGACGACCCAGGAGGCGGCGACCAAATATTTCTACCTGAGCGTCTTCGCCTCGGGGCTGTTGCTTTACGGCCTGGCCTTTCTCTACGGCCTGGCGGGGACGACCAATCTCAAGACGCTCGCGCTCCTGGCCAGCGAGATGCCGAACTTTCCGAACCTGACGATCGGTGTGGTGGCCGTGGTATTCATCATGGCGGGGCTGTGCTTTCGGGTGGCCGCCGTGCCGCTCCACTTCTACGCTCCCGACGTTTACCAGGGCTCGCCCGCGGTGATCGCCGCGATGCTCTCGTGGATTCCGAAGGTCATCGGCTTCGTCGCGATCATCCGGGTCCTGACGTCGGTACTCTCGGCGAAGGGGGCGATCGACCCGCTGGTCTCCAAGGCGATCCTCCTGTCGTGGATCATCGCCGCCGCCACCATGACGCTGGGGAACGCCGTCGCGCTGCTTCAGAGAGACCTCAAGCGGCTGCTGGCGTACTCGTCGATCGCCCACGCCGGATACTTGATGGTCGGGGTCACGGCCGCGTTCGCCAACAACGCCCAGGGGGGCCGGCTCTATTTCGGCTCGGAAGGGATCTTCTTCTACCTCACGGCCTATGCGCTGATGACTCTGGGGGCGTTCGGAGTGATCATCGCGCTGAAGCGGCCCGACGGCCGCTCGGTCCAGACGATCGACGAGCTGTCCGGCCTGGGATCGCAGCCCCTACCGGCCCTGGCGCTGGCCGTCTGCCTCCTCAGCCTCAGCGGCATCCCGCCCCTCGCTGGCTTCTGGGGCAAGCTCCAGATCTTCGCCGCGGCGTTCTCGGCGCAGAGCGGCGATCAGGCCTGGGCGTTCTACATGCTCACGATCATCGGCGTGCTCAACGCGGCCGTGGGCGCGTTCTACTACCTGCGGATCATCGTGCTGATGTACCTGCATCCCGTCGGCAGTGAGCCGCTGAAGGTAACGGGAGGCTGGCCGGTGGGCCTGGCCATCGGTGCCTGCGCCTCGCTCTCGCTGCTGATCGGCCTGTTTCCGGCCTCGGTGTCGGAAGCCTGCCGCCAGGCCGCGGTCGCGGCGGCCACCCATTCGGTCGTCGCCGACGACGCCCCCGTCGCCCACGAAGGCGGTCCCAACGCCCCCGTGCGGTTGGCTCACGATTGA
- a CDS encoding complex I subunit 4 family protein: MATLLAITVLLPMIGVLVLIAAPGLDASGARRIALGVSLATCAASVLLLIGFDPAVTTPQFAYGPAQGPYGLSWMTRPDIRFALGLDGLSLWLFVLTTVLMITAVLSSWVSITDRAPLYYAFLLALETGLLGLFASLDVILFYIFFEFTLIPLFFLIGLWGGPDRNRASVYFFLYTLAGSLLTLLGVIALVVVHQQHSLDHRLTFSIPELTQGLSKLPWAEWYQIDSWTSPQVFIFLLLLAGFAIKVPLFPFHTWLPLAHVEAPTAGSIILAGVLLKVGSYGLMRFNMAMTPLGAVALFPLLATMAVVGIIYGALTALAQTDMKRLVAYSSVSHMGFIVLGMLALNETGMNGAVIQMLNHGLTTGALFACVGVLYERYHTRSMNEIGGIWNRMPLLAFFFIFSSLGSAALPGLNGFVGEFPILVGMFAESPRAAVYSTLGMILGAFYLLLMLRRVVFGPLVEPAAHDEHGGDGHAEIRPLGWHEIAGLTPLAILILWIGIFPEPFFARIRPAVAITNQNLQAQRAAIHSIAPAPTTIQPPAVATATPPVAARPLSAH; this comes from the coding sequence ATGGCGACACTTCTGGCGATCACCGTTTTGCTCCCCATGATCGGCGTCCTGGTGCTGATCGCCGCGCCGGGCCTCGACGCCTCCGGAGCGCGGCGGATCGCGCTGGGGGTCTCCCTGGCGACCTGCGCCGCCAGCGTGCTCCTGCTGATCGGATTCGATCCGGCGGTCACCACGCCACAGTTCGCTTACGGGCCGGCGCAAGGGCCGTACGGGTTGTCGTGGATGACCCGTCCCGACATCCGCTTCGCGCTCGGGCTCGACGGGCTCTCGCTCTGGCTGTTCGTGCTCACCACCGTGTTGATGATCACAGCGGTGCTGTCGTCGTGGGTGTCGATCACCGACCGGGCGCCGCTTTACTACGCGTTCCTGCTGGCGCTTGAGACGGGGCTGCTCGGCCTGTTCGCCAGCCTCGACGTGATCCTCTTCTACATCTTCTTCGAGTTCACGCTGATCCCGCTGTTCTTCCTGATCGGCCTGTGGGGAGGCCCCGACCGAAATCGGGCGTCGGTGTACTTCTTCCTCTACACGCTGGCGGGAAGCCTGTTGACGCTGCTGGGCGTGATCGCCCTGGTCGTCGTGCATCAGCAGCACTCGCTCGATCACCGCCTCACGTTTTCGATTCCCGAATTGACCCAGGGGCTGTCGAAGCTTCCGTGGGCCGAGTGGTATCAGATCGACTCGTGGACCAGCCCGCAGGTCTTCATCTTCCTGCTGCTGCTGGCCGGGTTCGCGATCAAGGTGCCGCTGTTTCCGTTCCACACCTGGCTGCCCTTGGCCCACGTCGAGGCACCGACTGCCGGCTCGATCATCCTGGCCGGCGTCTTGCTCAAGGTCGGCAGCTACGGGCTGATGCGGTTCAACATGGCGATGACCCCGCTGGGGGCCGTCGCGCTCTTCCCGTTGCTGGCCACGATGGCGGTCGTCGGCATCATCTACGGGGCGCTCACGGCATTGGCCCAGACCGACATGAAACGGCTGGTGGCGTACAGCTCGGTCAGCCACATGGGGTTCATCGTCCTGGGGATGCTCGCCCTCAACGAGACCGGGATGAACGGCGCGGTGATCCAGATGCTCAACCACGGCCTGACCACCGGCGCGTTGTTCGCCTGCGTGGGGGTGCTCTACGAGCGGTATCACACCCGGAGCATGAACGAGATCGGCGGGATCTGGAACCGGATGCCGCTGCTGGCCTTCTTCTTCATCTTCTCGTCGCTGGGGTCGGCCGCGCTGCCGGGGCTGAACGGCTTCGTCGGCGAGTTCCCGATCCTCGTGGGCATGTTCGCCGAGAGCCCGCGAGCCGCCGTGTACTCGACGCTGGGGATGATCCTCGGGGCGTTCTACCTGCTGCTGATGCTCCGCCGGGTGGTCTTCGGCCCGCTCGTCGAGCCGGCCGCCCATGACGAGCACGGCGGCGACGGCCACGCGGAAATCCGCCCGCTCGGCTGGCACGAGATCGCCGGCCTGACCCCTCTGGCGATCCTGATCCTCTGGATCGGGATCTTCCCCGAGCCGTTCTTCGCGCGGATTCGTCCGGCCGTGGCGATCACCAATCAGAACCTGCAAGCCCAGCGGGCCGCGATCCATTCGATCGCGCCGGCTCCGACGACCATTCAGCCGCCGGCGGTCGCGACCGCAACGCCGCCCGTCGCGGCCCGACCTCTCAGCGCCCACTGA
- the nuoL gene encoding NADH-quinone oxidoreductase subunit L, whose translation MAGFFVRWIWLIPFFPLLGAAVAAVGARRFKFDASLPVVVGIALAFLMSLGAWASCGSETTVLVSKWLSAGSLEVPLEFRVDGLTTLMLSMVTFVSTLVAVFASGYMAGDPSYPRFFALIGLFVFSMTGLVLSNNYLLTYAFWEGVGACSYLLVGFWHSKPSAAAAAMKAFLVNRVGDVGFAIAIFWMWAIVPNHDLSYTNVLSESTLHGLTDSARIGIPLLLFWAATAKSAQVPLYVWLPDAMEGPTPVSALIHAATMVTAGVYLIARSTPLVAMAPGVQLLICITGCVTALLAASIALTQNDLKRVMAYSTVSQLGYMFMALGAGVGGVAKLALVAAMFHLFTHAFFKALLFLASGSVMHAMGDVIDMRRFGGLRKRLPYTYWTFLVGGLALAGIFPTAGFFSKDEILLALESAPEATRELGLSWGWVYTLIYWTAIVTAFMTAFYTGRAFFMTFWGPEKLPSPNDPEAPKIEAGGHDHGHGHDDGHGHHIGEESPPVMTYPLIALAVCAALAGIVFGATGWFEHHLEGTYGFEQLHPGHHTFSWATAFISTIAAVAGIALSFKLYAEPSPIPARIATSIRPLYLASLNKFYIDELYHWTVMKVVLFAAVGSKILDVELVDRLVVGIAKVPGKLGRDVLAGYQNGLIQFYAAVSALSVVVLLVILLCL comes from the coding sequence GTGGCGGGTTTCTTCGTGCGGTGGATCTGGCTGATTCCGTTCTTCCCGCTGCTGGGCGCGGCGGTCGCCGCGGTCGGGGCGCGGCGGTTCAAGTTCGACGCCTCCCTGCCGGTGGTCGTCGGCATCGCGCTGGCCTTCCTGATGTCGCTGGGCGCGTGGGCTTCGTGCGGCTCCGAGACCACCGTCCTGGTCTCGAAGTGGCTCTCGGCGGGCTCGCTCGAAGTCCCCCTGGAGTTCCGGGTCGACGGCCTGACGACGCTGATGCTGTCGATGGTCACGTTCGTCTCGACGCTCGTCGCGGTCTTCGCGTCGGGCTACATGGCCGGCGACCCCAGCTATCCGCGCTTCTTCGCCCTCATCGGCCTGTTCGTCTTCTCGATGACCGGCCTGGTGCTCTCGAACAACTATCTGCTGACCTACGCCTTCTGGGAAGGCGTGGGCGCGTGCAGCTACCTGCTCGTCGGCTTCTGGCATAGCAAGCCGTCGGCGGCGGCCGCCGCGATGAAGGCGTTCCTGGTCAACCGGGTGGGCGACGTCGGGTTCGCGATCGCGATCTTCTGGATGTGGGCGATCGTCCCGAACCATGACCTCAGCTACACGAACGTGCTCAGCGAGTCGACCCTGCACGGGCTGACCGACTCGGCGAGGATCGGGATTCCGCTGCTCCTGTTCTGGGCCGCTACCGCCAAGAGCGCGCAGGTGCCGCTTTATGTATGGCTCCCCGACGCGATGGAAGGCCCGACGCCGGTCTCGGCCCTGATCCACGCCGCGACGATGGTCACGGCGGGCGTCTACCTGATCGCCCGGTCGACTCCGCTCGTGGCGATGGCCCCGGGGGTTCAGCTCCTCATCTGCATCACCGGCTGCGTGACGGCCCTGCTGGCGGCTTCGATCGCCCTGACGCAGAACGACCTCAAGCGGGTGATGGCCTACTCGACGGTCAGCCAGCTCGGCTACATGTTCATGGCCCTGGGCGCGGGGGTCGGCGGCGTTGCGAAGCTCGCGCTGGTCGCGGCGATGTTCCACCTGTTCACCCACGCCTTCTTCAAAGCCCTGTTGTTCCTGGCGTCCGGCAGCGTGATGCACGCGATGGGCGACGTGATCGACATGCGGCGTTTCGGCGGGCTCCGGAAGCGTCTGCCTTATACCTACTGGACGTTCCTCGTCGGCGGACTCGCGCTCGCGGGCATCTTCCCGACGGCCGGGTTCTTCTCGAAGGACGAGATTCTCCTGGCCCTCGAATCGGCCCCCGAGGCGACGCGCGAGCTGGGGCTGAGCTGGGGATGGGTCTACACGCTCATCTACTGGACGGCGATCGTCACCGCGTTCATGACCGCCTTCTACACCGGGCGCGCGTTCTTCATGACCTTCTGGGGCCCCGAGAAGCTTCCCAGCCCCAACGATCCCGAAGCCCCCAAGATCGAGGCGGGCGGCCACGATCACGGACACGGTCACGACGACGGCCACGGCCACCACATCGGCGAGGAATCGCCACCGGTGATGACCTATCCGCTGATCGCGTTGGCCGTCTGCGCGGCGCTCGCGGGCATCGTATTCGGGGCGACCGGCTGGTTCGAGCACCATCTCGAAGGGACGTACGGCTTCGAGCAATTGCACCCTGGCCACCACACCTTCAGTTGGGCGACGGCGTTCATCAGCACGATCGCCGCGGTGGCGGGAATCGCGCTCAGCTTCAAGCTCTACGCCGAACCGAGCCCGATCCCGGCGCGGATCGCGACGAGCATCCGGCCGCTGTATCTGGCCTCGCTCAACAAGTTCTACATTGATGAACTGTACCACTGGACGGTGATGAAGGTGGTGCTGTTCGCGGCGGTGGGCTCGAAGATCCTGGACGTCGAGCTGGTCGACCGCCTGGTCGTGGGGATCGCCAAGGTCCCCGGCAAGCTCGGCCGCGACGTCCTGGCGGGCTATCAGAACGGCCTGATCCAGTTCTACGCGGCGGTCTCGGCGCTGAGCGTCGTAGTCTTGCTGGTGATCCTGCTCTGTCTCTGA
- the nuoK gene encoding NADH-quinone oxidoreductase subunit NuoK codes for MPDLPAPDLFTIDLLRNYLLVGAALFALGMLGFLSRRNLIVMFLSAEMMLQGTALSLVGFGRYHGNWTGQVFTIVILTVAACEASIAMALVVVLYNRRSSLDVTLWQDIREATVGVATIDEAAEAEPIEVVPGIESYPQLTPAGVEPAHPVQSWTERRR; via the coding sequence ATGCCCGACCTCCCAGCGCCCGACCTCTTCACCATCGATCTGCTCAGGAACTACCTGCTGGTGGGCGCCGCGCTGTTCGCCCTGGGGATGCTTGGGTTCCTGTCGCGGCGAAACCTGATCGTGATGTTCCTCTCGGCCGAGATGATGCTCCAGGGCACGGCACTCTCGCTGGTCGGCTTCGGCCGCTACCACGGCAACTGGACCGGCCAGGTCTTCACGATCGTCATCCTCACCGTGGCCGCTTGCGAGGCGTCGATCGCGATGGCCCTGGTGGTGGTCCTGTACAACCGCCGATCGTCGCTCGACGTGACGCTCTGGCAAGACATCCGCGAGGCGACCGTGGGCGTCGCGACGATCGACGAGGCCGCCGAGGCCGAGCCGATCGAAGTCGTCCCCGGGATCGAATCGTACCCTCAGCTCACCCCGGCCGGGGTCGAGCCGGCTCACCCCGTCCAGTCCTGGACGGAACGCCGGCGCTGA
- a CDS encoding NADH-quinone oxidoreductase subunit J: MFTGSMLFTTFVILLGAGGVYLLLPHRHGQAKTQTVYIAGAVLAGLGLVGFLSFLSAPADLDLSQLDKLLSAVFFYSFSASALGCGVMTVTSRNPIYSALWFAGVVLSTAGLFLLAGAQFLAAGTVIVYAGAIIVTFLFVIMLAQMEGKAVYDRSARTPGAAVLTCFLLLGALVVCLVDTRFAPVGANTPGQPRNPQTFLPRGRELAEVHQLHPTNLQRIALAHALRSTSSIYTESKQEKPDVAGLGESLYADHLLTVELAGSLLFAALIAAVAITNPKRPVRPGDPEPIGTSV; encoded by the coding sequence ATGTTCACCGGCTCCATGCTCTTCACGACCTTTGTCATCCTGCTCGGAGCGGGGGGCGTCTACCTGCTCCTCCCGCACCGACACGGCCAGGCCAAGACGCAGACGGTCTACATCGCCGGCGCGGTCCTCGCGGGCCTCGGGCTGGTCGGCTTCCTCTCGTTCCTGAGCGCGCCGGCCGATCTGGACCTGAGCCAGTTGGACAAGCTGCTCTCGGCGGTCTTCTTTTACTCGTTCAGCGCCTCCGCTCTCGGCTGCGGGGTGATGACGGTCACCAGCCGCAACCCGATCTACAGCGCCCTCTGGTTCGCCGGGGTGGTGCTCTCGACGGCCGGCCTGTTCCTGCTCGCCGGGGCGCAGTTCCTCGCCGCCGGGACGGTCATCGTCTATGCGGGGGCGATCATCGTCACATTCTTGTTCGTGATCATGCTGGCCCAGATGGAAGGCAAGGCGGTCTACGACCGCTCGGCCCGGACCCCAGGCGCCGCGGTTCTGACGTGCTTCCTGCTGCTTGGCGCCCTCGTCGTATGCCTCGTCGACACCCGGTTCGCGCCCGTCGGCGCCAACACGCCGGGACAGCCGCGCAACCCGCAGACGTTCCTGCCGAGAGGCCGCGAGCTGGCCGAAGTTCATCAACTCCACCCGACGAACCTGCAGCGGATCGCGCTCGCACACGCGTTGCGATCGACCTCGTCGATCTACACCGAGTCGAAGCAGGAGAAGCCGGATGTCGCCGGCCTGGGCGAGTCGCTGTACGCCGACCACCTGCTGACGGTCGAGCTGGCCGGCTCGTTGCTGTTCGCGGCCCTGATCGCGGCGGTCGCGATCACCAATCCGAAGCGGCCCGTCCGGCCCGGCGACCCCGAGCCGATCGGGACCAGCGTCTAA